The Candidatus Methanosuratincola sp. genome window below encodes:
- the lysX gene encoding lysine biosynthesis protein LysX encodes MAKLNIMYDHMRWEEKALHETCVKRGVDFSLVSAEKVYFDLTSKDKPDWLGDVVIQRCVSHFRGLHATAALESYGVRVINRYQTSELCGNKVLNTITFKRAGIPTPRTCLAFTPEATIEALENIGYPAILKPVVGSWGRLVSLLKDKTAATVALEHREMMFPLYQIYYAQEMVKRPPRDLRVFVIGEEVPVAIYRVNNSDDWRTNTARGGKVENCPITPEIRELALKAAAAVGGGVFGVDMMEDDGRLVVHEINSTVEFKNTVPATGIDIPGMIVDYAIREAKR; translated from the coding sequence ATGGCTAAGCTCAATATAATGTACGACCACATGCGCTGGGAAGAAAAAGCACTCCACGAAACGTGCGTGAAGAGAGGAGTGGACTTTAGCTTGGTCAGTGCTGAGAAGGTCTACTTCGACCTCACTTCAAAGGACAAGCCAGACTGGCTGGGGGATGTCGTCATCCAGAGATGCGTAAGCCACTTCCGCGGGCTCCATGCCACAGCTGCTCTCGAGAGCTACGGCGTCAGGGTGATAAACAGGTACCAGACCTCCGAGCTCTGTGGGAACAAGGTACTGAACACGATCACTTTCAAGAGGGCAGGGATACCGACACCAAGGACCTGCCTGGCATTCACGCCAGAGGCGACAATTGAGGCGCTGGAGAACATTGGGTACCCAGCAATACTCAAGCCGGTGGTCGGGAGCTGGGGGAGGCTGGTCTCGCTCCTGAAGGACAAGACGGCCGCAACCGTGGCGCTCGAGCACCGGGAGATGATGTTCCCGCTATACCAGATCTATTATGCACAGGAGATGGTAAAAAGGCCTCCAAGGGACCTCAGGGTCTTCGTGATAGGCGAGGAAGTCCCGGTTGCAATATACAGAGTGAACAACAGCGATGACTGGAGGACGAATACCGCCCGAGGGGGGAAGGTCGAGAACTGCCCGATAACCCCGGAGATAAGGGAGCTGGCTCTCAAGGCAGCAGCCGCAGTCGGAGGCGGGGTTTTCGGGGTGGACATGATGGAAGACGACGGCAGGCTCGTTGTGCACGAGATAAACAGCACCGTCGAGTTTAAGAACACTGTACCGGCTACAGGTATCGACATACCCGGAATGATTGTTGATTATGCGATCAGGGAGGCAAAGAGATGA